In Streptomyces erythrochromogenes, the DNA window AAGGTGCCCTCGGGCGTCACGACCCGGGCGACCTGCGGCAGCGCGGACAGCCTGCGGGCGTGGTCCTCCCGCGCCGACGGGGTCGACGTACCGGTCGTGACGACGGCGAGCGCGCCGGCGCCCTTCATGTCGAACGCGCCGCGCACCAGGTCGCCGGTCTGCCGGGCGGCCGAGCCCTTAGGCAGCGCCCGGTCGTCGGGAGTGGCGAAACCGGCGTGGGCGAACGGCCCGGCGAGCAGCGCCAGCAGGCCGATCACCGGCAGCGCGGCCAGCAGCGGACGGCGTACGACGATCCGCGCCAGCCCCTCCCAGAGCCGCGAGCGCGACCCGGAGTGGACCCGGCGGCGCCAGGGCACGGCCCAGGCGTTCACCCGCTTCCCGAGCAGGGCCAGCAGCGCCGGCAGCACCGTCACGGCGCTCACCGCGGCGATCACCACGACGGCGATGCCCGCGTAGGCGAAGGAACGCAGGAAGTACGGCGGGAACACCAGCAGGGTGGCGAGCGCGGCGGAGACCGTCGCGGCGCTGAAGACGATCGTGTGGCCGGCGGTGCGCACGGTGCGCACCGCGGCGGTGCGCGGGCTGCAACCGTCGGCCAGCTCCTCGCGGAAGCGCGAGACGACCAGCAGGCCGTAGTCGATGCCCAGGCCCAGGCCGAGCGCCGTGGTGAGGTTCAGAGCGAAGACGGACACGTCGGTGACGCTGCCGAGGATGCTGAGGGCCAGCAGCGTCCCGGCGACGGCGAGGACGCCGATGAGCAGGGGCAGGGCGGCGGCCACGACGCTGCCGAACACCAGGACCAGCAGGACCAGGGTCCCGGGCAGGACGACGGCCTCGGCCCGCTTCAGGTCGGACTCGGAGAGGTTCTGGAGCTCGGCGTCGACGAGCGCGGGCCCTCCGACGTGCACCGTGAGGGGAGTCGCCGCCGTCCCGGGGCCGGCCGGGGTGCCCAGTTCCTCGCTCAGCCGCTCGACCCGCGCGGCGAGCCGGTCCCCCTCGCCGTCCACGTGCGCGACCAGCATGGCCGCGCGGCCGTCCCGGCTGCGCAGCTCCGCCGCGTCGCCCGTCCAGTACGAGGTGACCGCGTTCACGTGCGGCTCGGCGGCGAGGCGCCCGGTCAGGGCCTCGCCCGCGCTGCGGGCGGCCGGGCTGTCGACGGAGCCGCCACGGGCCTGTGCGACGACGACCAGGTTGGGGGAGGCCCCCGAATGCCGGGCGGCGAGGACCGCGGCGCGGCTGGACTCGGACCGCGGATCGTCGTATCCCTGCGTCTTCAGCCGGCCGGTCGCGTCCGCGCCGAACACGGCCGACAGCAGGAGGAACACCAGCGCGGCGAGGAGGACCAGTCGGGGACGACGGGTCACGAAACTCCCTGCACGACGGAACATCGGGGGCCTCCGGTCCGGATGGCATTTCGCTCCTGCTTTTCCGCAGGACGGTCGAATGCCACCCTGCCCGGGGCGGGGGAGGGGTCGTAGTCCCGGCCTTTCGTCACTTGACAGAAGCCGGAAAGGAGGGCTCCTGTCCGGCGGCGGAGGCTTTGACAAGACCGGTTGCGGGCGTCAAGTCACGCGTTCAAGTGGCGTGACGTCCGCGCGCGTGCGGGGTGTATTTGACGTACGCCTCCACCGGGAAATCCCGGAGGCTCCTGTATCGGACGGAGAATCGGAGAAGCATCGTGTTCGAGCATTCCTGGATTCCCGGCGTCGCTCTGGCCGGAGCCTCCGTGGTGCTGGTGGGCAGCGGCATCGGCCTGCTGGCGACCTCGATGGCCGCCCCCACCACCGCCCCGCGGCCGGCCGTCCTGCTCCTTCCCCAGGACGGCGCGGGCGCCATTCACACGGGCTATTCCACCGTGACCGTGAAGAAGCAGGATTTCGATGAGCGGCTGAAGGGAAACCCGGAGGCGAAGCCCGGAAGATGAGGAGGGCGCGCGGGCCGGCACCGGAGACCCGCCGGCCTCAGGTCGCCGCGGGGATGTGGCGCGCCGCCGCGAGTCCGGCCAGTGTCCGGAGCCTCGCGAAGTACGCGGCGCAGTACTCCTCGTCGATCCGGGGCACGGCCTTGTCGAGGGCGGCGATGCACGCCCAGAGGCCGGCTATGCGGTTGCTGTCCATCCCTTCCGTGAGTTCCATCTCCACGAGGATGGCGGTGTCGGCGTCCAGGAGGATCAGCTCCACGCCCTCGATGGACACGCCGCGGAAGCCGTCGGGGAAGAGCGCGCGCCTGTGTTCTTCCCACAGTCGGGCCAGTCGGTCTCCCCGCTCCGCTTCCTCGGTGGGGGGCGGGCCGAGGAGCAGGGAGACGGCGTCGAAGACGGCGCGCACCCGGGCGACGGCCATGGGCGCAGTCAGGGCGGCGCTCGATCTCGCACCCCGTGTGAGCCCGTCGCGCAGCAGTCGGCCGTGGTCGAGTTCCGCGGCGAGCCCGGCCGTGACGAGGCCCTCCTCGGCGGCCTTCCTGATCAGTTCCCCCAGCGGTGCGTCCGACCCCAGCCGCTCGGCGAGGACGTGCTCCAGGGCGAACAGGGAATGCGCGACGGCGACGGTGGCGAACTCGTAGCGGTAGTACGAGTACCGGATGAGCTCGCGGGAGGTCTCCAGTGCGCTCATGACGTACATCGAGGCGTTGCCGGGAACGACCAGCCCGGCGACCAGTGCCCGCATCGCCGCGAAGTCCGCAGCGGTGCCCCAGCTGCGGGGGTCCGGTGTCGGCAGGTCCGGCACCTGCAGGTCCGGTGCGGGCAGGGGGAGCGGGTCGGGCGTCGGGGGCACGCTGTTCACCGGAGCAGTTTTGCCGTCCGGAGGCCGTCCGTGCCAGTGGTTTCCGGGGCGGCGGCGAGGAGTTCACGCCGCTTGGTGCCGCCCGAGACGCGGTGGAGTCCGTACGAGCCGGGCTTGCGGGCCTCGCCGGCAAGGTGCTTGGCGATGCCCTGGCAGATGAACTCCTTGAGCTTCGCGCCGGGGCGGCCGGCGATGTGGAACCAGACCGCCACGTCGTGACGGCGGGCGAACTGGAAGATGCCCGCGCGGCGGCCGAGGCTGATGCACTGGCCCGCGAACACCGCGTTGAGGGGCGCGGGCCGCTCGCCAGCGATCCGGCTGAGCACCGTGTCGGCAGCCCGCGCGCCCAGCGGGATCGCCGCCTGGCAGCTCATGCGCAGGGGCAGGCCCGAGGGGGCCGCCGAGTCGCCGGCCGCGACGATGCGGTCGTCGTCCACGCTGGTCAGCGACTCGTCCGTGAGCAGGCGACCCACGGCGTCGGTGCTCAGCCCGCTGCGTACGGCCAGGTCCGGCACACCGAAGCGGGCCGTCCAGACGGTCACTTCGCTGGGCAGTTCGCGGCCGTCGTCCAGACGCACGGCGTGACGGGTCACGGCCGTCACCTTCGCCCCCGGGCCTTCCAGTACGGTCACACCGAGCCCGGTCAGCCGCCGGGCGACCGAGCGCCGGCCCCGGGCGTGCAGGTACGGGCCGAGCACCCCTCCGCAGACCAGGGTCACCGCCCGTCCCTGCTCCGCCAGTTCGGCGGCCGTCTCGATACCGGTCGGACCGGCCCCGACCACCGTCACCGGCGCCGTCGCGGGCGCGGCCACGAGCACGGGCCGCAGCCGCTGCGCCTCTTCCAGGCTGTTGATCGGGTAGGAGAAGTCCGCGGCCCCCGGCACCCCCGGGTCGGCGCTGCCGCTGCCCACGGCGTACACCAGGTAGTCGTAGGCGGCCGTGTCGCCCGACGCCAGCGTCACGCGGCGCGCGGCGGCGTCGATCCCCGTCACGGTGTCGACCAGGAGGCGGACGCCCCGGCCCAGGACGTCCGCGTACTCGACGACCGCGTCGCAGGAGCCGCCGACCAGCTGGTGCAGGCGGATCCGCTCGACGAAGGACGGGCGCGGGTTGACCAGCGTCACGCTCACGTCGGCGCGCTGCGTCAGGCGGTTGGCGGCCATGACGCCGGCGTATCCGCCGCCGATCACGATGACTTCGGTGTTCTCGGTCATGGTGGGCTCCCCGTTCTCTCGTTGTCGGCTTCCGGGCACAAGACACCGGTGCCGCCACCGTTGTGACAGGGGGAGTCGTGTGACCTGCGCCACGCAGCCGGGGTCCGCATGCGCACGGCGCGGTACGGCTCAGCGCAGTACGGCCGCCAGCAGGTCGGCGCCCAGCGCCGTCAGATCGGGCAGGTTGAGCGTGTAGCGGACGTAACGACCGCGCCGCCGGGCCGTGAGCAGGCCGGCGCGGCGCAGGACGGCGAGGTGGCGGGACACCTCCGGCGGTGAGAGCTCCCAGGCGTGGGCCAGCTCCCGGGTGGTGTGCGGGCCGCGGGCCAGGGTGCGCAGCAGCCGAAGACGTACCGGATGCGCGAGTGCCTCCAGCCGGAGCGTGACCGTCTCCAGCGATACCGGCTCCGACGGATCCGGCTCCGCCACCGGGTACTGCACCACCGGCTGCCAGCCGGGGGCGTGCACCACCGCCAGGTGCGGGCCGCCGAAGGCGCTGGGTATGAAGGTGACTCCGGTGCCGTGGGCGGCGGTCGCCTTGTCCGGGAGCTTGTCCACGACGATCTGGTCGCCGCCCGGTGCCAGGGAGACCGCGCCGGAGACCGCCGCGAGGGCCGCCCCCATGCCGTGCCGCCTGAGCAGGTCGTTCTTCACGCGCAGGTCGGTGGCCAGGCGTACGGCGACATCCGCCCAGGCGCCGTCGAAGAAGACCTCGGCGCACTGTTCGAGGGTGTCGCGCACGCGTGCCCGTACGGCGGCCGGATCCGCGAGCAGCCGTGCCGCGAAGGCCTCCTGCCGTACCCCGCGGGCCTGCGCCAGGTCCAGGGCGCGCTCCCGTGCGGCCCGGTCGGTCAGCGGCGAAGGCGCGCCGAAGCGGACCCGGTTGCTGCCGCACGTGGTGACGAGCGCCGCCGTCACGTACCTCTCGTCGTCGATCCGGTCCACATCGTCCAACTCCTCGGCGAGGGTCGGCCGGGGCCGGGCGGGGAGCAGGAAGTCGGCCTGTGAGGAACGCCAGAGGAAATCCGCCTCCCGCAGGCGCTCCGCCAGCTCCGGCGGCATCCCGGCCCACACCTCACCGGCCCAGCCGGCGAGCTGCGGATGGTGCCCCGGCTCAGCCAGCACGTGCAGCATCGCGGTCAGTTCGGCGAGCGGGGACGCGGCGAACCGCAGCCGTCCGGACGGCAGGCCGCCGATGTCGATCCTCAACGTCACCCGCCCAGGATCTCCGACCGGACGGCCCCCCTCGTCACCGGGTTGACGATGTCCGTCAACCCGCGTGCCCGGCCCGGCGGCCGAACGCAGGGTGGCGCCATGGAAACCACCACCAAGATCCGGCCCCGCGCCCTGGTCCGGGCCTCCGGAGGCCCCCGCTACGCCGTCGCCCTGGTCGTGGACGCGCTCGGCACCGGCCTGCTGCGGCCCTTCCTGCTGCTCTACGGGGTGA includes these proteins:
- a CDS encoding helix-turn-helix domain-containing protein → MTLRIDIGGLPSGRLRFAASPLAELTAMLHVLAEPGHHPQLAGWAGEVWAGMPPELAERLREADFLWRSSQADFLLPARPRPTLAEELDDVDRIDDERYVTAALVTTCGSNRVRFGAPSPLTDRAARERALDLAQARGVRQEAFAARLLADPAAVRARVRDTLEQCAEVFFDGAWADVAVRLATDLRVKNDLLRRHGMGAALAAVSGAVSLAPGGDQIVVDKLPDKATAAHGTGVTFIPSAFGGPHLAVVHAPGWQPVVQYPVAEPDPSEPVSLETVTLRLEALAHPVRLRLLRTLARGPHTTRELAHAWELSPPEVSRHLAVLRRAGLLTARRRGRYVRYTLNLPDLTALGADLLAAVLR
- a CDS encoding NAD(P)/FAD-dependent oxidoreductase produces the protein MTENTEVIVIGGGYAGVMAANRLTQRADVSVTLVNPRPSFVERIRLHQLVGGSCDAVVEYADVLGRGVRLLVDTVTGIDAAARRVTLASGDTAAYDYLVYAVGSGSADPGVPGAADFSYPINSLEEAQRLRPVLVAAPATAPVTVVGAGPTGIETAAELAEQGRAVTLVCGGVLGPYLHARGRRSVARRLTGLGVTVLEGPGAKVTAVTRHAVRLDDGRELPSEVTVWTARFGVPDLAVRSGLSTDAVGRLLTDESLTSVDDDRIVAAGDSAAPSGLPLRMSCQAAIPLGARAADTVLSRIAGERPAPLNAVFAGQCISLGRRAGIFQFARRHDVAVWFHIAGRPGAKLKEFICQGIAKHLAGEARKPGSYGLHRVSGGTKRRELLAAAPETTGTDGLRTAKLLR
- a CDS encoding MMPL family transporter, producing the protein MTRRPRLVLLAALVFLLLSAVFGADATGRLKTQGYDDPRSESSRAAVLAARHSGASPNLVVVAQARGGSVDSPAARSAGEALTGRLAAEPHVNAVTSYWTGDAAELRSRDGRAAMLVAHVDGEGDRLAARVERLSEELGTPAGPGTAATPLTVHVGGPALVDAELQNLSESDLKRAEAVVLPGTLVLLVLVFGSVVAAALPLLIGVLAVAGTLLALSILGSVTDVSVFALNLTTALGLGLGIDYGLLVVSRFREELADGCSPRTAAVRTVRTAGHTIVFSAATVSAALATLLVFPPYFLRSFAYAGIAVVVIAAVSAVTVLPALLALLGKRVNAWAVPWRRRVHSGSRSRLWEGLARIVVRRPLLAALPVIGLLALLAGPFAHAGFATPDDRALPKGSAARQTGDLVRGAFDMKGAGALAVVTTGTSTPSAREDHARRLSALPQVARVVTPEGTFRDGASAPLPGSARSAAARPAGAVASPARLSVVPLVDPQSRAAQQLVRDIRATPGPAGADVLVGGPSAVLVDAKDTVGDRIPLALSLITATTFVLLLGFTRSLLLPLKAIALNALSLAAVLGAMTWIFQAGHLQHLLGFTPGPLSTTMPVLLFCIVFGLSVDYEVFVLARIKEAHDAGQDDTSSIVSGIARTGGIVTTAGALLAFTLLSFGTSQVSLLQFFGIGAGLGVLLDATLVRGVLVPALMRLAGGLNWWAPWPIRRRRVPRPASRPPPDSAVGPPRPAPPPSPGTAPVPPPARAADRECACAATAHTVRTTPAAVRPGPHDKEDPS